From Pedobacter aquae:
AAGTTTAATGCCTTTAGGTCCATGGTAAGTAGCATACATACCCGCCATAATAGCCAATAAAGCTTGTGCTGTACAAATGTTTGATGTTGCTTTATCTCTTCTGATATGCTGCTCTCTTGTTTGTAAGGCCATACGCAAAGCGTAATTTCCATGAGCATCAATAGTTACCCCAATGATACGGCCTGGCATAGACCTTTTGTACTCTTCTTTTGTAGCAAAAAAAGCGGCATGAGGCCCACCAAAACCCATTGGAATACCAAAACGTTGGGTTGTACCTACAACAATATCAGCGCCCCATTCTCCTGGAGGAGTTAATAAAGCTAAACTCATAATATCTGCCGCAACAGTAAGTTTTATATTTTTTTCATGAGCTTTATTAGCAAAATCGCTATAATCAAAAACTTCGCCGTTACTTGCTGGGTATTGAACAATAGCACCAAACATATCTTCTGTTAGTTCTGCAGTTCTATGGTCGCCAATAACTAGCTCTATACCATAAGGCTGTGAACGTGTTTTTAAAATATCTATGGTTTGCGGGAATACTTCTTGAGAAACAAAGAACTTTTTAGCTGCGGCATTTTTTCTTAAGCTGTATTGCATAAACATCGCTTCTGCAGCTGCTGTTCCTTCATCAAGCAGAGAAGCGTTTGCTATTTCCATTCCGGTTAAATCAATAACCATCGTTTGGAAATTTAATAGCGCTTGTAATCTACCTTGTGCAATTTCTGCCTGATAAGGAGTGTATTGCGTGTACCATCCTGGGTTTTCTAAAATGTTTCTTTGGATAACACCTGGCACAATAACACCGTAATAACCTTGCCCTATGTATGATTTAAAAATCTTGTTTTTAGAAGCCGTTTGTTTAAGATGATTCAGGTATTCGAACTCACTTTTTGCCGAAGGTAAATCCATAGCACCTTTAAGACGTATGTTTTGCGGCACTGTTTGGGCAATTAGTTCTTCTAAAGAATTTACCCCAACAGCATCTAACATTTCTTGGGTATCCTGCTCATTTGGTGCAATATGTCTTTGCTCGAACAGTTCCTGATAATCAACATTTAATTTCATTTAAACGGAAGTTTTTAAGATGCGCAAAATTATGAAAAATGAGGGTGCTTTTATAATAGAAACAGCATGAAATTGTAAAGATTAAAATACAAGTAGCTTAAAAGTTTAAACCTTGTTTTTTGGGTTTCTTTTGAAATGAAAGATGGAAGCTATATAGATAATCCTAGAGGTTTCATCTATACTGTAAATGATGATAAATGGAAATTTTTTGACAACCAATTCTCTTAGTTCTCTTATCTTTTTGGGATAGTGTTTTGGATTTTCTGATATTAAATTAAGATGTTTATAAATCTCGGTTTTAAAATCATCACCTAAACCTAATTTTTGTTCTTGATACCAACAAAAAGCATCCAGAAATTCTTTCCTACTCTTTTTCGTTAGTAGTACTTTATAGTTCATGAAATAGTGTTAGCTTTTATTTTCTCTATATCTGCATCTATTTCTTCCAAAGAAAAGGCCTTATTTGTACCATTCTTGCATTTTTTTACCCTGTCCTCAAAATCCTTTACTAAGTCTTTATCTTCCCACCAATTAAAATCTTTTACAATATCATCTTCTAAAAGTGCAAAAATAGCTTTGACTTTTTTTTCATCTGCCACTTTTATATATTCTTGTAATTTGATTCTTATTGCTGAGATTGTCATGATAAGTGCTTTGTGTAAATATAATTATTTCAACTGATACAAATATCTTTGGATAGTATTTTCTAAGCCTAGATAAAGTGCATCGCAAATAAGTGCATGCCCTATACTAACTTCTAACAAACCTGGTATATTTTGCGCAAAATATTGAAGATTTTGTAAATCTAAATCATGCCCAGCATTGATGCCTAAACCTACTTTATTGGCCATTTCGGATGCTTTTACATAAGGTAATATAGCTTTTTCTTTATCTTGATGATAATTTACCGCGTAAGACTCTGTATAAAGTTCTATCCTATCTGTACCTGTAGTTTTTGCGGCTTCAACCATTTCTGGATTAGGATCTACGAAAATAGAAACTCTAATTCCTTCCTGTTTAAAAACGGCAATGATATCTTGTAAGTAGTTTTGGTGTTTGATGGTATCCCAGCCATGGTTAGAGGTGATTTGGCCTAAAGCATCGGGTACTAAAGTTACTTGTGTTGGTTTATTTGTTAAAACCAATTCTACAAATTTTTCTTCTTGGCAATTGCCTTCTATGTTAAATTCTGTTTGGATTTGACCTTTTAAATCGTAAACATCTTGATAGCGTATATGTCTTTCATCCGGACGTGGGTGTACGGTTATTCCTTGTGCGCCAAAACGCTCGCAATCTAGTGCTATTTGTAATACATTTGGGTTATTACCACCTCTTGAGTTTCTTAAAGTGGCTATTTTATTGATGTTTACTGATAATTTGGCTAATGACATATACAAAGGTATCATTATGCTGTGATACTGTAAATACTTAGCACAGGTTTTGAAAAATAAACCGGGGCGAGGGCGGTACCCCGCAGGACATTTGGAGCTTTTGCGGAAAATGGACGAGGAGTAAAGCAAAGCACCGGACTAGCCTTAAAATGAAATGCTGCCATTGCTTTTCTAAATAAAATTCTTTCTGAAATAAATAAAAAAACCGCCCTGTGGGTACAGAGCGGCTTGGATTAATCGTCAATCTAAAATCAACAATCTAAAATATTAATAACGGTATGCGTCTGATTTGAAAGGACCTTGAACCGTAACACCAATATATTCTGCTTGGTCTTGACGAAGTTCTTCTAACTCGACACCGATTTTTGCTAAGTGTAAACGAGCTACTTTTTCATCCAAAGTTTTTGGTAAAACATAAACTTTGTTTTCGTAAGCTGCTGCGTTTGTATATAATTCTATTTGCGCTAAGGTTTGGTTTGTAAAGGAGTTAGACATTACAAATGATGGATGACCAGTTGCGCAACCTAAATTCACTAAACGACCTTCGGCTAAAACGATAACGTCTTTACCATCAAGGGTATATTTATCCACTTGTGGTTTGATTTCGATTTTGGTATCGCCATAGTTTTGGTTTAACCAAGCCATGTCAATTTCGTTATCAAAGTGGCCAATGTTACAAACGATAGCTTTATCTTTTAAGGCTTTAAAATGCTCGCCTCTAACGATGTCTTTATTACCAGTTGCTGTTACCACGATGTCTGCTTCTTTGATAGCAGTAGCTAATTTTTTAACCTCGAAACCTTCCATTGCTGCTTGTAAAGCACAAATTGGATCTATTTCTGTAACGATAACTCTTACACCTGCGTTGCGTAAAGAATCTGCTGAACCTTTACCTACATCGCCATAACCGCAAACAACGGCTACTTTACCAGCCATCATCACGTCTGTAGCTCTGCGGATAGCGTCTACTAAAGACTCGCGACAACCGTATTTGTTATCGAATTTAGATTTGGTTACAGAATCGTTAATGTTGATTGCCGGCATTGGAAGTGTTCCTTTTTTAACGCGATCATGTAAGCGTAAAACACCTGTAGTTGTTTCTTCTGAGATTCCTTTGATACCTGCTGCTAGTTCTGGATATTTATCTAAAACCATATTGGTTAAATCGCCACCGTCATCTAAAATCATGTTTAGAGGCTCGCGGTTTTCACCAAAGAATAAGGTTTGCTCAATACACCAATCAAACTCTTCTGCATTCATGCCTTTCCATGCGTAAACAGGAATACCAGCTGCTGCAATTGCTGCTGCTGCGTGATCTTGGGTGGAGAAAATATTACAAGAAGACCAAGTAACATCTGCACCTAATTCTACTAAAGTTTCTATTAAAACTGCTGTTTGGATGGTCATGTGTAAACATCCGGCAATTCTTGCGCCTTTTAAAGGTTTGCTTGCGCCAAACTCTTCTCTAAGGGCCATTAAACCTGGCATTTCTGCTTCGGCTAATTCAATTTCTTTTCTTCCCCATTCGGCTAGGGAAATGTCCTTCACTTTGTAAGGTACGTAAGTTGTCTCTACTGATGACATAGTTGTTTTATTTTGTGAGCTGCAAAGATACCGCTTAGGCGGATGAAATTCAAATGGTTAATGGTAATGAGATTGTTAAGATTGTAAAAACATATTTTATTATAAATTTTTCAATTTATGTTATCTAAATACTACTTATCTTTACATTTGAAAGCTTATAGAAATAAATAAAAATGTCTGAAACTAAACAAGAATTCATTAATCTTATTCATAATAATAAATTAAAGAAGATTAATGCAAAACTAAAAGCGATTGATTTAATTGATGGCAATTTTCATATTTGTTATATACCTTCATTGAAACTTAGCGCATATGGTTCTACCTCATCTGAAGCATTTAAAATGATGAAGAATATAGTTATTCCAGATTTTTGCGAAACTCTTATGTCTCAAGAGAAAAACAAAATTTTAAGTGAACTTAAAGCTTTAGGGTGGTCTCAAAGTCCATTTTTCAAAACTGAACTTTGTAAATCAGCACATATTGACAAAGAAGGAATCTTACGTGACTTTGATTTATCTGAAAACACTGAATTAAGAGAACGACTAATGACAGTGTGATTACAATGGGAAACAATAGACCTATAAAAACAAAATGTTGGATTAAATTTTTAGAATTTAAAAACTGCAAATACATCTCAACTGAAGCCTCACATGATAAATGGAAATGTCCTGGATGTTTAAGATCTATTATTCACAGGCAAAAAGATAAAGAAATACCTGCTTTCCATATAAATTCTAATTTAATAACAATGGGAATATCAAAAGCTGAATTTTTGGAATGGATTAAGGAAAATTGTTAATAATAAATTTTAGATAATTTATTAACTTCTTTTTTTAAGATATCCAATTAAATAAATCATCCGTACAATCTACAACACCGCCACAGCTTCTCTCCAAAAAACTCTGATATTATCGGTATTCACTTTTTTTTAGCTTGCGCAAGATTATAATTTTCTTGTGCTCAACCAAAAATTGGGACTGGTATTGAAAGCTTTGGCAAGTTTTAATGCCATTTCAGGACTTATACCCTGTTTCTGATTGATGATAGCAGATAAAGTCTTACGACTAATATCTAGTCCAGAAGCTACTTCTTCTAAAGTAAGTTTGTTACCGGTTTCTTCTCTTAATCCTTCTATTGTTTCTTTTATTAATTCTCCGGGATGTGCTGGTGCAAACATGGTCATAATCTTTAAATAATGGCAATCTAATCCTATTAAACGTTTGCGTTAAAGAATACCACAGTAGGGATACCAAGTTTATGGTGTAAAATGTTAGCTATACGCAGTGTTATCTCCCTTTTACCACTTAGTATAGAAGATACATAACTTTTAGAACCAATATAGGGTTGTAGGTCTTTATTCTTCAATCCTAATTCTTCCATCTTCAATTTTATCGCTTCTATGGGATTGGGGCTAGCTATTGGATAATGCTTATCCTCATAATTACTAATAAGTAATCCTAATAATTCAGCTTCTGCAAAATCAGGACTGTTAGGTTCAGCATCAAAAATTATGTCTAGCCTCTCTAAGGCTTTATTATAATCGCTTTCTGTTTTTAAAATTGTCCAATTCATTTTTTATAGCTTATAGTTTCTACATCTATCTTATCGTAATCTTTATGCGTCCCAAACCAAATGATAAAAATTTGCTTGGTGTAAAAGTTAATCTTGACAACTAATCTGTAATTATTGCCTTTTATATTGAAAACAACTCTGTTATTTGTTGCTACAATACTTGCATGCTTATAAACTGCCTTTAACTCATTAAAGTTGCTAAAATCACTTTCTCTAATTTCAGAATACCAAAGTTCTATAGGCTTTTTAGCATCTGGATACTTAGTATAAAATTCAATTAAAGTGCTACGCTTTATGATGTTAAAATGATTCATCTGCACAAAAGTAAAAAAAGTTTACAAATTGTAAACTATAATTTCTATCAAACTCAAAACTTAATTTTCTATACTATGATTCAATTCTTTTATGACATCCAGTTGATATGCTTTATTGTTAGCATATAGTTAAAAGCTTAATTTTGCATTTGTAAAAAGAATCAAAAATTTCAATTCGTAAAATCGTAAATACAAAAAAATGTATCCAGAATATTTAGTTGCACCCATGAGAACCGACTTAACTAGCGTTGGTTTTGAAGAATTAAAAAATGCCGATGAAGTAAAGCAAGCTATAGAAACAGAAGGTACTACGTTTGTTGTGGTTAACTCTGTTTGTGGTTGTGCTGCTGCAAATGCTCGTCCGGCTGCTAAAATTGCCGTACAGGAAGGTAAAAAGCCCAGCAAAATTGTAACTGTTTTTGCCGGAATGGAAAAAGATGCTGTAGATGCTGCTCGTAACTACATGTTGCCTTATCCTCCATCATCACCATCAATGGCTTTATTTAAAGATGGCAAATTGGTACATATTATAGAAAGACACCAAATTGAAGGTCGCCCAGCACAAATGATAGCTGATAATTTAATTGGCGCTTTTGAACAATATTGTTAATTTATAAACTGCGATAGCTTTTAGGTAGTATATCATAAAGTGTGTAAGTGAATCAAAGTTGAGGGCTAGCCCTCAACTTTGATTCACTTTTTTTAATTTTAAAACACACGATTATGAACAAAGAAGAAATGTTATCAGATGCTTTTTTAAAGCAATTCAAAAGCGGCGAAGAGTTGAGCAGTTTTTTAGCACAACTCCAAAAGCGAGGCATTGAAAAAATGTTAGAGGGTGAGTTAGATGCTCATTTAGGTTATGATAAGCATGCCCAGGCAACCTCTACCAATTCCAGAAATGGATTCAGCAGCAAACGTATAAAAACATCTTTTGGGGAGACAGAGATCCAAGTACCCAGAGACAGAGATGCCTCTTTTAATCCTATGATTATACCTAAGCGACAAAGTATGGTCGATGGTTTAGAAAACGTCATTGTATCGCTATATGCAAAAGGCATGAGTGTAAGCGATATTGAAGAACAGATTAGAGAAGTATATCATTTTGATGTATCTACTTCTACTATATCACGCATTACAGAAGCAGTAGCTAACGATATTATTGCTTGGCAGAACAGGCCCCTAGATGCTGTATATTTAATTGTATGGATGGATGGTATTGTTTTTAAGGTAAGGGAGAATTCTAAGGTCATTAACAAAACTATTTACTTAGCAGTAGGGCTCAATAGAGAAGGAAAAAAAGAAGTATTAGGCATGTGGCTAGGTAAGAATGAAAGTGCCGCATTTTGGCTTGGTGTATTAACCGATCTAAAGGCTAGAGGAGTGGAAGACATACTTATCACTGCTACCGACAATCTCAACGGATTTACCCAAACAATAAAAAATGTGTTTCCTCAATCACAAACTCAAATTTGTGTAGTGCATCAAATCAGAAACTCGGCAAGATATGTGGTCTGGAAAGATAAAAAGCTTTTGCCAAGGACATGAAACTTATCTATGATGCCCCAACAAAACAAGCCGCAAAAGCCGCCCTAGAAGACTTTAAGAATATTTGGAACCATAAATACCCTTATGCCATAAAATCATGGGAAGAGAATTGGGAGGAACTGACCGTTTTTTTTGAATTCCCACTTGAAATCAGAAAGATTATTTATACCACCAATTTGATTGAAAACCTAAATGGTAAAATCAGAAAATACACTAAAAATAAATTATCATTCCCCACTGATGAAGCGGTGTTGAAATCGGTATATTTGGCCTTAAGGGAGGCAACAAAAAAATGGAGTATGCCTATTCAAAATTGGGGTATTATCCTAAACCAGTTCTTAACTTTATTTGAAAATAGGGTTCAACTTTAATGAAAAGCAAACCCTATTAAATTTTTACTTACACACTTTATGGGATACTGTCAGCTTTTAAAAGGCTATCGCAGTTCATTTAACATTTACCTTTCTTTAAGGTAAAACTAAAAGTAGCTCCTTCCCCTTCTTGGCTACTTACATAAATTTCGCCACCGTTACTTTCTATAAATTCTTTACAGATAATTAAACCTAGGCCTGTACCCTTTTCATTATGCGTACCACTTGTACTTGAAGAATCTGCAGTAAAAATTTTATCTATTCTATCTTTGGAGATGCCTATCCCACTATCTTGAATAGAAAACTTAAAGTATTCATCCTCATCTGTACAGGTTAAAGTAATTTTACCACCTTGAGGCGTAAATTTAACCGCATTAGATATTAAGTTTCTGATGATAAAATTGAAATGATTTTTATCTGCCAAAACGCAAACTTCTTTATCTATTTGATTATTCACTTCAATTTGTTTCTCATGAATAAGTTGAGCCAAGAAGTCTAATGTTTGCTTAATTGGCTTAGTGCAATTAAAATCTTCTAAAGTAATTTTAGCACCTCTTATTTGGCTATAGCCCCAATGCAATAATTTATCTAAAGTTTCTAAAGCTGTTTCTGATTGATGGATAACCCGATTAATCATGTCTATCTTCTCACTTGCAGATAAATCGTCTTCTTTGATAAGCTTTAGAATACCTAGTGTAGAAACATAAGCACTTCTTAAATCATGCCCTATAATAGAGAAAATTCTATCTTTTACTTGGTTACTTTCTGATAGTTTATCTTTTACAATGATATTTTGTTTATTTAAAATTCTGATTTTGTAATAAGAATAAGCAAAAACCACCATAGATAGTAAAGCAATTACTAAAAGTATAATACTTAAATTCCGTTGCTTGGTTCTGGTCTCATTTATCTCATTTAAAAGTTTGAGCTGCTCCTGTGTTTTCTCTAATTCATATTTATCCTTTATTCCAGAAATTTCACGTTCGCGTTCTTTCACATTTAGTTTCAAAGAAGCTTCATAATACTCCTCAGTATATTTATGGGCATTTTTGTAGTCTTTTTGTTTTAAATAATTGGTTCTTAAACCTTCTAAAATCTCAACCTCTAAATCAATAACACCCATTTCTCTTACTTTATTTAGCGCTTTTAAAGCTTCTTTATTACTCTTCTCATAATCTCCTAGAAAATAATAAGCAACAGAGATATTTTGCATGTTCTTTAAAATCCCCTCAGGGTAATTATTATCTAAAGAAACCTGATAAGACTGCTGATAATAATCTAATGCCTTATTAAATTCTCTTTTTTCTTTATAAACCAAGCCAATATTCATGAGGCTCGAAGCATAAGCCGCTACTTGGTCTCTATGTCCTTTGGTTAATTTGCTTACCCTTTCAAACATCGCTAAAGCATCATCAAGCTTACCTTGCTCTGCAAATGCAATAGCCATATTATTGGCTATATCCAGTTCAAAAACTTTATCCTTAACGTCTTTATTTAAAGAATCAGCCATTTTACAGTACGTAAGAGCACTCTTAAAGTCCTGAATCTGAATATGAATAGCACTCAGCTTAATGTAAGCGTTTACCATTCCTTCTTTGTTTTTTAGCTTCTCAAAAATATTTAATGATGAAAATGCATTCGCTGTTGATTTTGGGAAATCACCCTTTCTACCATGTATAACAGATAATAATCCATATGCCCGAGCCATACTAACTTGGTCTTTCTGGCTTTTTGCTAAAGCCAGTGCTTTATTGGCGTAAACTAAAGCCTCAGATAAATCGCCATGTACGCTTAAAAGATTGGCCATATTATGGTTCAACAAAATCTCTCCCAATACAAAACCATTGTCTTTAGAATAAGCTATCGCCTTGTTATAATAAATTCTTACTGAATCTATTTTATTTGGTCCTAGAGATTTCATGATCATCACATGGGCATTAACCACTAAAGAATCATTATCAGAAGTATTAATTACCTTTTTATAATGATTTACATCAATACCCTGAAAAAATAACAGATTAAAATAGAGTAGGATAAAGTAGATATTCATGTTTTCAATTTAGAGGTGTAATATAAATAGGATATAAATTCTTTACAAATGAAACTGTAATACTTTTAACTCAATTTAAATATCTTTGCGTTTTCACTAACTAAAATTCACATGACTAGTCGCTTTTTCAGGTTTTTATCTGTAATTATCTTATTATTTTCCTTTAATAACTCCGTTTTTTCGCAACAGCAGAAAATTTACAGAGCAACAGCAGAAAAAATTAATAGTTTAATCCATACAAAATTAGATGTTAGCTTTGATTACCAAAAGAAAAGATTAATCGGTAAAGCTTGGATAACTCTTAAACCTCATTTTTACAATACAGACTCTTTAACCTTAGATGCTAAAGGAATGGATATTAAAAATGTGGCTCTCATGAACGGCAATAAGCAAAGTAAACTAAATTTTACTTATGATAGTTTAAAGCTTAAAATAAAGCTCGATAAAACCTACTCGAGTAAAGAAAATTACACTGTTTATATTGATTATGTGGCTAAGCCCGATGAACTTAAAGCTAAAGGTAGTGCCGCAATTACCAACGCAAAGGGTTTATATTTCATAAACCCTGATAGCACTGTACAAAATAAGCCTGTACAAATATGGACACAAGGCGAGACCGAGAGTTCTTCTGTATGGTTTCCTACTTTAGACAGCCCTAACCAAAAAACTACACAAGAAATTAGTATAACTGCACCTGCAAAATACACCACTTTATCTAATGGCATTTTAGTTAGTAAAAAATCTAATAAAGACGGTACACGTACTGATACCTGGAAAATGGATAAACCTCATGCCCCTTATTTATTTATGATGGCGGTAGGGAATTTCAAAATCTATCAAGATAGATGGAAAAACATTCCTGTAGATTATTATTTAGAGCCCGAATATGCTCCTTACGCTAAAAGCATTTTTGGTAATACACCAGAAATGATGACTTTCTTCTCTAATAAATTAGGTATAGATTATCCTTGGGATAAATATGCACAAGTTGTGGTAAGAGACTTTGTAAGTGGCGCCATGGAAAATACTACAGCCACCATACATGGCGATTTTGTACAACAAACGGACCGCGAACTATTAGATGGAAGTGCAGGAGAAGATGTTATTGCTCACGAACTTTTCCACCATTGGTTTGGGGATTATGTAACCGCCGAAAGTTGGAGTAATTTATCTGTTAATGAATCTTTTGCTGATATAAGCGAAACTCTTTGGAACGAATATAAATTTGGTAAAGATGCCGGAGATGCTCATAATTATGAGGCTATGCAAGCTTACCTAAACAATCCTTCGGCTAAATCTAAACACCTTATTAGATTTCATTACGAAGATAAAGAAGACATGTTTGATGTAGTTTCTTACCAAAAAGGAGGACGTATTTTAAACATGCTTCGTCATGATATTGGTGAAGATGCATTTTACAAAAGCTTAAATTTATATCTAAAAAGTAATGCCTTTAAAACTGGTGAAGCGCACCAACTAAGACTAGCTTTTGAAGAAGTTACAGGTAAAGATTTAAATTGGTTTTTTAATCAA
This genomic window contains:
- a CDS encoding helix-turn-helix domain-containing protein produces the protein MNWTILKTESDYNKALERLDIIFDAEPNSPDFAEAELLGLLISNYEDKHYPIASPNPIEAIKLKMEELGLKNKDLQPYIGSKSYVSSILSGKREITLRIANILHHKLGIPTVVFFNANV
- a CDS encoding type II toxin-antitoxin system RelE/ParE family toxin, with product MNYKVLLTKKSRKEFLDAFCWYQEQKLGLGDDFKTEIYKHLNLISENPKHYPKKIRELRELVVKKFPFIIIYSIDETSRIIYIASIFHFKRNPKNKV
- a CDS encoding pyridoxine 5'-phosphate synthase: MSLAKLSVNINKIATLRNSRGGNNPNVLQIALDCERFGAQGITVHPRPDERHIRYQDVYDLKGQIQTEFNIEGNCQEEKFVELVLTNKPTQVTLVPDALGQITSNHGWDTIKHQNYLQDIIAVFKQEGIRVSIFVDPNPEMVEAAKTTGTDRIELYTESYAVNYHQDKEKAILPYVKASEMANKVGLGINAGHDLDLQNLQYFAQNIPGLLEVSIGHALICDALYLGLENTIQRYLYQLK
- a CDS encoding tetratricopeptide repeat-containing sensor histidine kinase — encoded protein: MNIYFILLYFNLLFFQGIDVNHYKKVINTSDNDSLVVNAHVMIMKSLGPNKIDSVRIYYNKAIAYSKDNGFVLGEILLNHNMANLLSVHGDLSEALVYANKALALAKSQKDQVSMARAYGLLSVIHGRKGDFPKSTANAFSSLNIFEKLKNKEGMVNAYIKLSAIHIQIQDFKSALTYCKMADSLNKDVKDKVFELDIANNMAIAFAEQGKLDDALAMFERVSKLTKGHRDQVAAYASSLMNIGLVYKEKREFNKALDYYQQSYQVSLDNNYPEGILKNMQNISVAYYFLGDYEKSNKEALKALNKVREMGVIDLEVEILEGLRTNYLKQKDYKNAHKYTEEYYEASLKLNVKEREREISGIKDKYELEKTQEQLKLLNEINETRTKQRNLSIILLVIALLSMVVFAYSYYKIRILNKQNIIVKDKLSESNQVKDRIFSIIGHDLRSAYVSTLGILKLIKEDDLSASEKIDMINRVIHQSETALETLDKLLHWGYSQIRGAKITLEDFNCTKPIKQTLDFLAQLIHEKQIEVNNQIDKEVCVLADKNHFNFIIRNLISNAVKFTPQGGKITLTCTDEDEYFKFSIQDSGIGISKDRIDKIFTADSSSTSGTHNEKGTGLGLIICKEFIESNGGEIYVSSQEGEGATFSFTLKKGKC
- a CDS encoding type II toxin-antitoxin system HicA family toxin, with the translated sequence MGNNRPIKTKCWIKFLEFKNCKYISTEASHDKWKCPGCLRSIIHRQKDKEIPAFHINSNLITMGISKAEFLEWIKENC
- a CDS encoding type II toxin-antitoxin system HigB family toxin gives rise to the protein MNHFNIIKRSTLIEFYTKYPDAKKPIELWYSEIRESDFSNFNELKAVYKHASIVATNNRVVFNIKGNNYRLVVKINFYTKQIFIIWFGTHKDYDKIDVETISYKK
- a CDS encoding HigA family addiction module antitoxin is translated as MFAPAHPGELIKETIEGLREETGNKLTLEEVASGLDISRKTLSAIINQKQGISPEMALKLAKAFNTSPNFWLSTRKL
- a CDS encoding M1 family aminopeptidase, with translation MTSRFFRFLSVIILLFSFNNSVFSQQQKIYRATAEKINSLIHTKLDVSFDYQKKRLIGKAWITLKPHFYNTDSLTLDAKGMDIKNVALMNGNKQSKLNFTYDSLKLKIKLDKTYSSKENYTVYIDYVAKPDELKAKGSAAITNAKGLYFINPDSTVQNKPVQIWTQGETESSSVWFPTLDSPNQKTTQEISITAPAKYTTLSNGILVSKKSNKDGTRTDTWKMDKPHAPYLFMMAVGNFKIYQDRWKNIPVDYYLEPEYAPYAKSIFGNTPEMMTFFSNKLGIDYPWDKYAQVVVRDFVSGAMENTTATIHGDFVQQTDRELLDGSAGEDVIAHELFHHWFGDYVTAESWSNLSVNESFADISETLWNEYKFGKDAGDAHNYEAMQAYLNNPSAKSKHLIRFHYEDKEDMFDVVSYQKGGRILNMLRHDIGEDAFYKSLNLYLKSNAFKTGEAHQLRLAFEEVTGKDLNWFFNQWYFREGHPELNIKYNWNEATKTQQVILSQTQKTDVFLLPMKIDIYVDGKNEHHDYFMTQKADTLNFILNKKPDLVNVDADKIILAKKTDEKSLSEYAFQYENAPLYVDRLEALNAAIKNNSDATAQAIIYNALKDKYHKIRIKAIDALKLDQASVKTKALPILKNLAKADEKTLVQAAAITALASLKDNAHEILFKDALKSKSYAVQGAALEALATTNKKEALMLAKTLEQDSRGPLSVALVSLYASEGSENNFDFVSKAFKDGGIEEKFQMMQRYVSMLGKVKSASIFNENVDLLKGIGVQYKSYGIDKYVVGLLNSLLKIKTDQLNAGNTQAKADLNNQIEYLKTNIAVLEKL
- the ahcY gene encoding adenosylhomocysteinase, which codes for MSSVETTYVPYKVKDISLAEWGRKEIELAEAEMPGLMALREEFGASKPLKGARIAGCLHMTIQTAVLIETLVELGADVTWSSCNIFSTQDHAAAAIAAAGIPVYAWKGMNAEEFDWCIEQTLFFGENREPLNMILDDGGDLTNMVLDKYPELAAGIKGISEETTTGVLRLHDRVKKGTLPMPAININDSVTKSKFDNKYGCRESLVDAIRRATDVMMAGKVAVVCGYGDVGKGSADSLRNAGVRVIVTEIDPICALQAAMEGFEVKKLATAIKEADIVVTATGNKDIVRGEHFKALKDKAIVCNIGHFDNEIDMAWLNQNYGDTKIEIKPQVDKYTLDGKDVIVLAEGRLVNLGCATGHPSFVMSNSFTNQTLAQIELYTNAAAYENKVYVLPKTLDEKVARLHLAKIGVELEELRQDQAEYIGVTVQGPFKSDAYRY
- a CDS encoding BrxA/BrxB family bacilliredoxin translates to MYPEYLVAPMRTDLTSVGFEELKNADEVKQAIETEGTTFVVVNSVCGCAAANARPAAKIAVQEGKKPSKIVTVFAGMEKDAVDAARNYMLPYPPSSPSMALFKDGKLVHIIERHQIEGRPAQMIADNLIGAFEQYC